The DNA segment GCAACCAGAAGATATTCAGATAATGATAATCAGAATATTCAAAGTTAAAAGATCAGAATATTTTTTGTAATTTTATTAATTATTCCACACGATGCCAATATTGCGTTCTGCCCAGAAGAGAAACTCCGATAAATCCTCTTACTTTCAGTTTTTTCCCATTTTCCACAACTTCGATCTTACATTTATAAGTTTTACCATTATTTGGGTCTAAAATCGTTCCACCCTTCCATTCATTACCATCTTTTTCCAGGTTGTTCAAAATGGTCATACCAATGATTGGTTTGTTAAAAAGGTTGCCTTTACATTCATCACAAAGTGGGTTAGGATCTTCGTCTGGCTCCAAGAATAACGATTCGATCGTTCCAAAGATCTCGCCATCATCTTCCCAAACCTTAATAATCGATTTTTCTTCACCGGTCTCATCATCGATAGTTTTCCATTTTCCCAGTGGAGACATATTATCCGCAAATAAGCTGATGGAAAAAATCAATAAGAAGATAAAATATAATTTTTTCATTACTTATTCCTGTCCCAATAGTTCTTTTATGTGATCGATGTATTTTGCCGCTCCACCATATTGATAACCGGTTCTTGCCAATTCTTTGCCTTCAACATCTGTGATGACAACTGTTGGAAAACCTTTCACACCATATTTCTGAGCGAGAGCATTGTTGTAGTTTTTAGTATCTTCGGGAAGCGTGGTATATTTGGGAAAATCGATTTTTACCATTATCAGGTTATCAGCCGCATAATCCTGGAAAATTTGTTTTGAATAAACTTCATCTTTCAATTTTATGCACCATCCACACCAGTCTGAACCAGTGAAGTGGATAAAAACTGGCACATCCTTTTCTGCTGCCAGTTGTTCAGCTTCTTCCAAATTTGTAAGCCAGGTTATTCCTTCAGCATCAACTTCGCTTTCCGGGATTGCAGAAAGTAAGGTTGATATCATCATTATCGATATTAAAAAATATTTCATTATATTTCTTCTCCATTAATTAAAATTTTCGTCTCAATTTCGGCAGATTTTCTTAACATTGCAGAAACTCCGCAATATCTGGTCTCAGAAAGTTCGACGGCTCGTTTGATCTTGTCTATCGGAAGATCATTTCCTTCAAATTTATAACTTAGATAAATTTTGCTGTAAATTTTTGGATGTTCTGAGGTAGAATCTGCATCTACATCCAACTCCAGCTTATAATTTGTAACCTTCATCTTTTTTAGAATCGAAACAACATCCATGCCTGTACATCCTGCCAGCCCTGATAAAAGCAGACCTTTCGGTCGAGGACCCTGATCCTTCCCTCCAACTGAAAGATCTGCATCGATTGTGAAATGGTGGTTGTTCAATTCAGCATCGAATGCCATATCGCCCAACCACTTAAGTTTTGTTATGCTCATAATTCTGATTCTTTTTCCTGCAAAGCTGCATGATAGGCTTGCATGTACATCTGGATGTATTCATAAATCTCTTCAACTTTGTCTTCCGGTAATTTGTTGATCAGGTCTTTCTGGATGTTCATAAAATCGAGAATTGTCTGCTTATTGGTTTTCTTACCTTTTTCTGTGATCTCTGCCAGCCAGCTTCTGCGATCTCTTTTGCTGGGAAATCTGCGAACAAGTTTTTTACGGACAAGTGTATCAATAATTCTGGTGATACGGCTGTGAGAAACTTTCATCTCCACAGACAAGTCGTTCATACAAACCGGCTCATCTACTGTGTTCAGGTAGTTTAGAAGATCGCATTCCATTCTACCTAAATTCAAGCATTTGCGGCGGATCATCTCTTTTTTCGAGCAAAGCTTATATAATTCTTTGCTCACATCTGCGTACTTATCAATTAGTGTTTTCATTTTTTCTACTCCTTTTTAAAATTTTATGAAAACATGAAAATAGTTTCCTGTAAACAATTCATGTATCTCAATAAATTTTCACGCTATCAAACTTTAAAAAAGAATAGTTTAAATTTTTGTCAAGGCAAGTATTTTTTATTGAAAATTTCTTATTAGTTTCTGAATAATCTCTTTGGAAGTGATTCCTTCCGCTTCAGCAGCGAATGTAACGATGATTCTGTGTTGAAGAACAATTTCTGCAATTTGTTTTATATCATCGATGGATGGAGTCAGTCTTCCTTGCAAAGCAGCACGTGTTCTGGCTGCGTAAACCAGGTATTGACTGGCTCTTGGACCTGCTCCCCAACTTACCCATTTCTTGATGAAATCCAATGAATCCTCTTGGTTTGGTCGTGAAGCACGCACGATTTTTACTGCAAAATCAAGCACATGATCGCTTACAGGTACATCGATTATTGCTTTTTGGATCGTAACGATTTCTTCGGAAGAAATAACGGAATTGATTTCAGCTTGAGCTTTATTTGAATCCAGTTTTACGATTGCTTTTTCTTCTTCATAGGACGGATAATCTATATTCATATAAAACATAAATCTATCAAGTTGAGCTTCCGGGAGTGGATAGGTTCCTTCCTGTTCGATAGGATTTTGTGTAGCAAGAACGAGGAATGGTTTTTCCAGATCGTAAGTTGAATTTCCTGCTGTAACCTGATATTCCTGCATCGCCTGCAGCAGAGCTGACTGCGTTTTTGGAGGAGTTCTATTGATCTCATCTGCCAAAATAATATTGGAAAAAATCGGTCCTTTAATGTACTCAAAATATCTTTTTCCGTCAGCTTTATCTTCGGTCAGGATGTCGGTTCCAGTTATATCGGAAGGCATCAGATCCGGCGTAAACTGAATTCGACTGAATTTCATATTCATCACTTTTGCCATCGATGAAATTAGAAGTGTTTTTGCTAACCCGGGAACACCTTCCAATAGACAGTGCCCACCGGAAAAAAGTGCAATTAAAAATTGCTCGATGATCTTATTTTGACCAACGATCACTTTGCCAATTTCAGATTCAATCTTCTGTTTTGTTTCTGTCAGACTTTCTAATATTTTTATATTCTTTTCAGACATAACAACCTCATGCTTTTTTTCTGATGACAAGTTCTTTGGGAGATACATTTAAGGCAAGCAAAGAAATTGCTCCCAAACCAAAAATCCAAATGGAAGTAAGAAGATGAGAGAATGTAACTGCCGCACTTGTCAGGTTTTTATCCACACTTAGGGCAAATCCAAAAATAAGTACCCACATAAATTGATTCGAACCGATCTGTGCAGGAGGAGTTGGCAGAATATAGGTGAGATTCATAAGCGTGTAACCAAATAGAATTTGCGGATAGCTGATCTGGGCACCAAAAGCCTTGAAAACAGCAAAGATGTAAATTGCCTCGGAAAATACAGCCAGAAGTGTGATAAAATAAATTTTTATATAATCTAGTTTTCTTCCTTTCATGATGGCCATACCATCCACGAAATTTTCGAAGAAATCTTCAAATTTTTCTCTAAAATTTTTGGGAATGATTTTCAAGATAAAATGTAAAATTTTGATCGCTTTTGGCCGATGATTTACAGCGAAAAATAAAAAAGCTATAAAAGCTAAAAATATAACAAATAAAACCAATATTACAATTTTAAGAGTCGTGTTTAATTCTACAGCTATCAATGGAATGAGTATCATGATGAGAATAATTGGAAATAGATCAGTGATTTTATCGATGAAAACAGATGGCAAACTGGCAGAGATGCGAACATTGTGTTTTTTCTTCAGAATTATGGATTTTACAAATTCACCAGCTCGTACCGGAATCAAGTAGTTTACCAGCATTCCACTCATGAACAGAAAGAAACTTTCCAGAATC comes from the Candidatus Cloacimonadota bacterium genome and includes:
- a CDS encoding DUF2147 domain-containing protein; translated protein: MKKLYFIFLLIFSISLFADNMSPLGKWKTIDDETGEEKSIIKVWEDDGEIFGTIESLFLEPDEDPNPLCDECKGNLFNKPIIGMTILNNLEKDGNEWKGGTILDPNNGKTYKCKIEVVENGKKLKVRGFIGVSLLGRTQYWHRVE
- a CDS encoding thioredoxin family protein, whose protein sequence is MKYFLISIMMISTLLSAIPESEVDAEGITWLTNLEEAEQLAAEKDVPVFIHFTGSDWCGWCIKLKDEVYSKQIFQDYAADNLIMVKIDFPKYTTLPEDTKNYNNALAQKYGVKGFPTVVITDVEGKELARTGYQYGGAAKYIDHIKELLGQE
- a CDS encoding OsmC family protein, whose product is MSITKLKWLGDMAFDAELNNHHFTIDADLSVGGKDQGPRPKGLLLSGLAGCTGMDVVSILKKMKVTNYKLELDVDADSTSEHPKIYSKIYLSYKFEGNDLPIDKIKRAVELSETRYCGVSAMLRKSAEIETKILINGEEI
- a CDS encoding MarR family transcriptional regulator, whose amino-acid sequence is MKTLIDKYADVSKELYKLCSKKEMIRRKCLNLGRMECDLLNYLNTVDEPVCMNDLSVEMKVSHSRITRIIDTLVRKKLVRRFPSKRDRRSWLAEITEKGKKTNKQTILDFMNIQKDLINKLPEDKVEEIYEYIQMYMQAYHAALQEKESEL
- a CDS encoding MoxR family ATPase, whose protein sequence is MSEKNIKILESLTETKQKIESEIGKVIVGQNKIIEQFLIALFSGGHCLLEGVPGLAKTLLISSMAKVMNMKFSRIQFTPDLMPSDITGTDILTEDKADGKRYFEYIKGPIFSNIILADEINRTPPKTQSALLQAMQEYQVTAGNSTYDLEKPFLVLATQNPIEQEGTYPLPEAQLDRFMFYMNIDYPSYEEEKAIVKLDSNKAQAEINSVISSEEIVTIQKAIIDVPVSDHVLDFAVKIVRASRPNQEDSLDFIKKWVSWGAGPRASQYLVYAARTRAALQGRLTPSIDDIKQIAEIVLQHRIIVTFAAEAEGITSKEIIQKLIRNFQ
- a CDS encoding flippase-like domain-containing protein — translated: MKNKFNWLGGILLGIIFLIAWLRIVNWQEFLSYFHKFDLKYVLFFSGFYVLAYIFRSLRWRIILMPIYKMKILESFFLFMSGMLVNYLIPVRAGEFVKSIILKKKHNVRISASLPSVFIDKITDLFPIILIMILIPLIAVELNTTLKIVILVLFVIFLAFIAFLFFAVNHRPKAIKILHFILKIIPKNFREKFEDFFENFVDGMAIMKGRKLDYIKIYFITLLAVFSEAIYIFAVFKAFGAQISYPQILFGYTLMNLTYILPTPPAQIGSNQFMWVLIFGFALSVDKNLTSAAVTFSHLLTSIWIFGLGAISLLALNVSPKELVIRKKA